A genomic stretch from Candidatus Poribacteria bacterium includes:
- a CDS encoding Spy/CpxP family protein refolding chaperone, whose protein sequence is MKGKVLAITAIAATLIAAGIIAYAGPWGFRGWGSGFGAGPMMMGGGYHYGYGPGMGFWSTLTDEQRQKIEELRSKFLSETAEIRGKLQAKLIELRDLWTDPEASEEEILAKFAEVKDLRDQLYEISLKHRLEIRKLLTPDQIRQIGTGLSMRRWGARPGMGFGPWGRLKAGRGARGGFGPRGPHRWCW, encoded by the coding sequence ATGAAAGGAAAGGTTTTGGCGATAACGGCGATAGCGGCAACTCTGATCGCCGCGGGGATTATAGCATATGCCGGACCCTGGGGATTTAGAGGATGGGGGTCCGGATTTGGGGCAGGGCCGATGATGATGGGAGGAGGCTATCATTATGGGTACGGCCCCGGCATGGGATTCTGGTCTACGCTTACCGATGAACAGAGGCAGAAGATCGAGGAGCTCAGGTCTAAGTTCCTCTCCGAGACGGCCGAGATCCGCGGCAAACTTCAGGCCAAATTGATCGAACTGCGAGATCTCTGGACCGATCCCGAGGCAAGCGAAGAAGAGATACTTGCCAAGTTCGCGGAGGTTAAGGATCTGAGAGATCAGCTCTACGAGATCTCTCTTAAACACAGGCTGGAGATAAGGAAGCTGCTCACTCCGGATCAGATCAGACAGATCGGCACCGGATTATCTATGAGAAGATGGGGCGCCAGACCTGGAATGGGATTCGGCCCGTGGGGCAGATTAAAGGCGGGTCGAGGAGCCAGAGGAGGATTCGGCCCTCGTGGTCCTCACAGATGGTGCTGGTGA